Proteins from one Mesorhizobium sp. M9A.F.Ca.ET.002.03.1.2 genomic window:
- a CDS encoding LacI family DNA-binding transcriptional regulator — protein sequence MASRAKATILDIAREAGVSKSTVSLVLQGSGLIRPETALKVRKAIEDVGYVYNRGAANLRKAHSNVIGMVINDLTNPFFAEMAVGMERVFQSAGIVPFIANTAENPVRQEEVLKSLMEQGVAGLIVSPARGTASGAFRRIETAGLPVVFTMRRLPESRIPVIAPDNHRGAWLATAHLIGKGHRRLAFFGGSSDLVVYHERLGGFREACETLGIAARDTLVVEGETSRKGGIACLETALAMAEPPTAALCFNDAVAFGVMLALRKRGLEPGADFAVVGFDDVVEAQHYMPALTSVAVDSAGLGERAAHVMLKMIQSRTTRAEDHIGAVNLVVRDSCGPDRRAGMGDAA from the coding sequence ATGGCCAGCAGGGCAAAGGCGACGATACTCGACATTGCCCGCGAGGCGGGCGTGTCCAAGTCGACGGTGTCGCTCGTGCTGCAGGGCAGCGGGCTGATCCGGCCTGAAACGGCGCTGAAGGTTCGCAAGGCGATCGAGGATGTCGGCTATGTCTACAACCGCGGCGCCGCCAATCTGCGCAAGGCCCATTCCAATGTCATCGGCATGGTCATCAACGACCTCACCAACCCCTTTTTCGCTGAAATGGCGGTCGGTATGGAGCGCGTCTTCCAGTCGGCGGGCATCGTGCCGTTCATCGCCAACACGGCGGAGAACCCGGTGCGCCAGGAAGAAGTGCTGAAATCGCTTATGGAGCAAGGTGTCGCCGGGCTCATCGTGTCGCCGGCGCGCGGCACGGCATCAGGTGCTTTCCGCCGCATCGAGACGGCGGGCCTTCCGGTCGTCTTCACCATGCGCCGCCTTCCCGAGAGCCGCATCCCGGTGATCGCGCCCGACAATCATCGCGGCGCCTGGCTCGCCACCGCCCATCTGATCGGCAAAGGGCATCGCCGGCTGGCCTTCTTCGGCGGCTCGTCGGATCTGGTGGTCTATCATGAGCGCCTGGGCGGTTTTCGCGAGGCCTGCGAGACGCTCGGCATCGCCGCACGCGATACGCTCGTCGTCGAAGGCGAGACCAGCCGTAAGGGCGGCATTGCCTGTCTGGAAACGGCCCTCGCGATGGCCGAGCCGCCGACCGCGGCGCTGTGCTTCAACGATGCGGTCGCCTTCGGCGTCATGCTGGCGCTGCGCAAGCGCGGCCTTGAGCCCGGCGCGGATTTCGCCGTCGTCGGCTTCGACGACGTGGTCGAAGCCCAGCATTACATGCCGGCGCTGACCAGCGTCGCGGTGGATTCGGCGGGCCTCGGCGAGCGCGCCGCCCATGTCATGCTGAAGATGATCCAGTCGCGTACCACGCGCGCCGAGGATCATATCGGCGCCGTCAACCTCGTGGTCAGGGACAGTTGCGGTCCCGATCGTCGTGCGGGAATGGGAGACGCGGCATGA
- a CDS encoding Gfo/Idh/MocA family oxidoreductase, with the protein MTVKWGLIGASTIARQFMISAIRAQPNSGIAAVMSSSPERATSYAKENGIPLAVATLDELLGSDIDAVYISTTNELHLEQALAAIKAGKHVLCEKPLALTSDDARKMVAAAKAAAVVLGTNHHLRNAGSHRAMREAIAAGRIGKPIAARVFHSVYLPESLQGWRITRPDAGGGVVLDITVHDADTLRFVLGDDPLEVSAFTQTAGMAAGGLEDGAMCIWRFRSGVIAQSHEGFTTKFAGTGFEVHGSEGSLIAKDVMTQKPIGSVLLRTAKGEEELSFDREDLYVRSVRQFQAAIRGDGQPSATGEDGIWSLTSAEAALQSARSGKAVAVDPKLGSAG; encoded by the coding sequence ATGACCGTGAAATGGGGACTGATCGGCGCAAGCACGATCGCAAGGCAATTCATGATCAGCGCCATCCGCGCGCAACCGAACAGCGGGATCGCGGCGGTGATGAGCTCCAGCCCGGAGCGCGCCACGTCCTATGCGAAGGAGAATGGCATTCCGCTCGCCGTCGCGACGCTCGATGAACTGCTCGGCTCCGACATCGACGCCGTCTACATCTCGACCACCAACGAATTGCATCTCGAACAGGCTTTAGCCGCCATCAAGGCGGGCAAACATGTGTTGTGCGAAAAGCCGCTGGCGCTGACCAGCGACGATGCGCGCAAGATGGTCGCCGCCGCTAAGGCGGCGGCCGTCGTGCTCGGCACCAATCACCACCTGCGCAATGCCGGCTCGCACCGGGCGATGCGCGAAGCCATTGCCGCCGGCCGCATCGGCAAGCCGATTGCCGCGCGCGTCTTCCACTCCGTCTATCTGCCGGAAAGCCTGCAGGGTTGGCGCATCACCAGGCCGGATGCGGGTGGTGGTGTCGTGCTCGACATCACCGTGCACGATGCCGACACGCTGCGCTTCGTGCTCGGCGATGATCCGCTCGAGGTTTCGGCCTTCACGCAGACCGCAGGCATGGCCGCCGGCGGGCTGGAAGATGGCGCCATGTGCATCTGGCGCTTCAGATCGGGCGTCATCGCGCAGTCGCATGAGGGCTTCACCACCAAATTCGCCGGCACCGGCTTCGAGGTGCATGGCAGCGAAGGCTCGCTAATCGCGAAAGATGTGATGACCCAGAAGCCGATCGGCTCCGTGCTGCTGCGCACGGCAAAGGGCGAGGAGGAATTGAGCTTCGACCGCGAGGATCTCTACGTCAGGTCGGTGCGGCAGTTCCAAGCGGCGATACGCGGCGATGGCCAGCCGTCGGCTACCGGCGAAGACGGCATCTGGTCGCTGACATCAGCCGAAGCGGCGTTGCAATCAGCCAGATCCGGCAAGGCCGTCGCGGTCGATCCGAAACTCGGGAGCGCAGGATGA
- a CDS encoding acyl CoA:acetate/3-ketoacid CoA transferase encodes MSKLVSAARAASLIRDGMVVSVSSSSGLGCPDAVLAAIGERFETEGHPRNITTLHPIAAGDMYGIRGIDHLAKPGLLQRTLCGSYPSGPSSSEPPQIWKMIGDNSVAAYNVPSGILFDMHREAAAKRPGVLTKVGLDTFADPRHQGCAMNAAASEPIVSVQQFDGEEWLYFRSIVPDVSIIRATTADERGNLTYEHEGAYLGGLEQALAARNNGGIVIAQVKRVVENGTLKPHDVRVPGVLVDHIVVAPDQLQTTLTPYDPAISGEIFRPLSTFRNAEMSVQKVIARRVAMELADGMAVNIGFGISANVPRILLEEGQHGKVIWVIEQGAVGGVPLLDFKFGCSSNADAFMPSPHQFIYFQGGGFDASLLSFLQIDRHGSVNVSKLSARPHVTAGAGGFVDITARAKKIVFSGFFNAGAKLSLADGGIRIDGEGKVKKVVGEVEHISFSGKRAVAQGQDITYVTERCVMKLTPDGLMVTELAPGIDLQRDVLAQAEIPLGVANDLKVTPDALYRDRPIGLSLNGGASRGGTHG; translated from the coding sequence ATGAGCAAGCTGGTCTCCGCAGCGCGGGCCGCGAGCCTGATCAGGGACGGCATGGTCGTTTCCGTCTCGTCGTCGAGCGGTCTCGGCTGCCCGGATGCGGTGCTTGCCGCGATCGGCGAACGCTTCGAGACTGAGGGCCATCCGAGGAACATCACGACGCTGCACCCGATCGCCGCCGGCGACATGTACGGCATCAGGGGTATCGACCATCTGGCCAAGCCCGGCCTGTTGCAGCGCACGCTGTGCGGCTCCTATCCGTCCGGCCCCTCCTCCTCGGAACCGCCGCAGATCTGGAAGATGATCGGCGACAATTCGGTCGCTGCCTACAATGTGCCCTCCGGCATCCTGTTCGACATGCATCGTGAGGCCGCCGCCAAGCGGCCGGGCGTGCTGACCAAGGTCGGCCTCGACACCTTCGCCGATCCACGTCATCAGGGCTGTGCCATGAATGCGGCCGCCAGCGAGCCGATCGTTTCGGTGCAGCAGTTCGACGGTGAGGAATGGCTCTATTTCCGCTCGATCGTGCCTGATGTCTCGATCATCCGCGCAACGACGGCCGACGAGCGCGGCAACCTCACCTATGAGCACGAGGGCGCCTATCTCGGCGGGCTGGAACAGGCGCTCGCCGCCCGAAACAATGGCGGCATCGTCATCGCGCAGGTCAAGCGCGTCGTCGAGAACGGCACGCTGAAGCCGCACGACGTGCGCGTGCCCGGCGTGCTGGTCGACCATATCGTGGTGGCGCCCGACCAGTTGCAGACGACGCTGACGCCTTACGACCCGGCGATCTCGGGCGAGATCTTCCGGCCGCTGTCGACCTTCCGCAACGCCGAGATGAGCGTCCAGAAGGTGATCGCGCGGCGCGTCGCGATGGAGCTTGCCGACGGCATGGCCGTCAACATCGGCTTCGGCATCTCGGCCAACGTGCCGCGCATCCTTCTCGAGGAAGGCCAGCACGGCAAGGTCATCTGGGTGATCGAACAGGGCGCGGTCGGCGGTGTGCCGCTCCTCGACTTCAAGTTCGGCTGCTCGTCGAATGCCGATGCCTTCATGCCCTCGCCGCACCAGTTCATCTACTTCCAGGGCGGCGGCTTCGACGCGTCGCTGCTGTCTTTCCTGCAGATCGACCGCCATGGCTCGGTCAACGTGTCGAAGCTTTCGGCCCGCCCGCATGTCACCGCCGGCGCCGGCGGCTTCGTCGACATCACCGCGCGGGCGAAGAAGATCGTCTTTTCCGGTTTCTTCAATGCCGGCGCCAAGCTGTCGCTGGCCGATGGCGGCATCCGCATCGACGGGGAAGGCAAGGTCAAGAAGGTGGTCGGCGAGGTCGAGCACATCTCGTTTTCGGGCAAGCGCGCGGTCGCGCAAGGACAGGACATCACCTATGTCACTGAGCGCTGCGTGATGAAGTTGACGCCGGATGGGCTGATGGTGACCGAGCTGGCACCCGGGATCGACCTTCAGCGCGACGTGCTGGCGCAGGCCGAGATTCCGCTCGGTGTCGCCAACGATCTGAAAGTGACACCGGACGCACTCTACCGGGATCGGCCGATCGGCCTGTCGCTCAATGGCGGCGCCTCGCGTGGAGGCACGCATGGCTGA